The following nucleotide sequence is from Tardiphaga alba.
ATGGCAATCGCGCGGGCCCGGTTCACCAAGGTAACATTGGGCACCGACAGGTGTACCTGAGCGCCCACCATTTCCCGCAAATTTGTCGCAGCCCGGCTGACGCCGAGATTGACGAGCTCGGTCAACGCATCAAGCTGCAGTTCTGTCAGAATATTCGTCTGGTCGTCCGTCATCGGTTCGATGCTTCGATTTGATTGAGCGAAGCTTTCAGAAAGTCGGACAGAGCCTGTTCGGTGAGCGGCTTCGGCAGAAACGTGGCGCCGATCGCCGTCGCGCGCGCCACGATTTCAGTCTGGTGGTTGGCGGAAATAATTGCCACCGGCATGGTCGGGTGCGCCTTCCGGAGGTCACCCGCCAGATCCAGACCATCGCGGCCGGGCATGTTGAAGTCGAGCAAAGCGATGTCGAAAGCGTCATCGCGCGACAAGGCGAGCGCTTCGTCGGCATTGGCGGCCTCAACGCGCACCCAGTCGGGATAGAGAGCCTTAAGGGCCTTCGCTACCGACATTCGGGCCAATTTGCTGTCGTCTACGATCAAGAGCTTGCGGGTCATTTTTCGTCCATCAGG
It contains:
- a CDS encoding response regulator transcription factor, which codes for MTRKLLIVDDSKLARMSVAKALKALYPDWVRVEAANADEALALSRDDAFDIALLDFNMPGRDGLDLAGDLRKAHPTMPVAIISANHQTEIVARATAIGATFLPKPLTEQALSDFLKASLNQIEASNR